Proteins encoded within one genomic window of Rubripirellula tenax:
- a CDS encoding O-antigen ligase family protein, translated as MNYQTVVIAFTLLAIFVPQFVIAVPEFGDQIKTTDLFAVLSVPVAFFAFMNRRSMQLVQIVAIAVICFSATVVITNIFQSSDRRLYQENLPHLARLFSIHSLLFLVVAMPTDRQFLSRSLIAFGCLATFASVCIAVLYHFGSGAFDAHQTFERDGGASVHRLGGLVGESGAYAFNATMGFQLLLAGLAMVNKRRLYFIALWIVFPVLVALIYHESLVRISLLMSILFFLICVTVVNHSATALRGLLAVSILSVVTVVILMSAAGHPIGDIQIDRLEFDGDANRLSSGRVANWVEAADVWTSEPMWILFGMGHRASDFVLMHPIENMAVFHLVNYGLIGSALFLMLYGYIFAPIFKQALRGDFAGGVFSALILSVLVQWQVNDINLYFQTFPIVLFFSAWYSSNLRSGVDSYEQPESEPSLDSRHGEVYELRNAL; from the coding sequence ATGAATTACCAAACTGTCGTAATCGCTTTCACGCTACTGGCAATCTTTGTTCCCCAGTTCGTGATCGCGGTTCCAGAGTTTGGCGATCAAATCAAAACAACCGACTTGTTCGCCGTGCTTTCGGTTCCGGTTGCGTTCTTTGCGTTCATGAATCGACGCTCGATGCAACTGGTTCAAATCGTTGCGATCGCAGTCATTTGCTTTTCCGCAACCGTTGTCATTACGAACATTTTCCAAAGCAGCGACCGTCGTCTCTATCAAGAGAACCTGCCGCACCTAGCGCGACTGTTCTCAATCCATTCGTTGTTATTCTTAGTCGTGGCGATGCCCACCGACAGGCAATTCTTATCCCGCAGCTTGATCGCATTCGGTTGTCTGGCCACATTCGCCAGCGTCTGTATCGCGGTTCTCTATCACTTTGGCAGCGGTGCCTTCGACGCCCACCAAACATTCGAGCGTGACGGTGGTGCGTCGGTTCACCGTCTTGGTGGTTTGGTTGGTGAATCCGGCGCGTACGCATTCAACGCAACGATGGGTTTCCAGCTACTGTTGGCCGGACTGGCGATGGTAAACAAGCGTCGTTTGTACTTCATCGCGTTGTGGATTGTCTTCCCAGTCTTGGTGGCATTGATCTACCACGAGTCGTTGGTTCGCATCTCGCTTCTGATGAGCATTTTGTTCTTTTTGATTTGCGTGACTGTGGTAAACCACTCCGCAACAGCCTTACGCGGTCTTCTCGCCGTCTCGATATTGAGTGTGGTGACCGTTGTCATCCTGATGTCCGCAGCGGGTCATCCGATCGGCGACATACAAATCGACCGCCTTGAATTCGACGGGGATGCGAATCGTCTATCATCTGGACGAGTTGCGAACTGGGTCGAGGCGGCTGACGTGTGGACGAGCGAACCGATGTGGATTCTATTCGGGATGGGGCACCGCGCATCCGACTTCGTCTTGATGCACCCCATCGAAAACATGGCCGTCTTTCATCTCGTGAACTACGGTTTGATTGGATCTGCGTTGTTTCTGATGCTGTACGGTTACATCTTCGCACCGATCTTCAAGCAAGCACTGCGAGGTGACTTTGCCGGAGGTGTCTTTTCTGCATTGATTTTGTCAGTGCTTGTTCAGTGGCAAGTCAACGATATCAACTTGTACTTTCAAACCTTCCCGATCGTGCTGTTCTTCTCGGCCTGGTATTCTTCGAACCTCCGATCGGGAGTCGACTCGTACGAGCAACCAGAATCGGAACCGTCACTCGATTCTCGACACGGTGAAGTTTACGAACTGAGGAACGCTCTATAA
- a CDS encoding GumC family protein, whose protein sequence is MRSSLMRTNSPDQRPGKPSIEIDVFAMLRRRWFHLVLGTCLGIAFALLYFYATKPTYESHIEILVGQRSSELTTSGTMSNSQASGDTIQEDLLATHVQLLTSRLLISDAIATENLEKLPSIGAVVAGGDNAVDYIIENLDVARGGKGASKNAMVLSATFRDPNPDDAATILAAIYGSYERYVESHTQDTSREAAELIDAARIENEKELDAADREYREFISSVPVLLEGERVRDVHKTRLEQLESELNTVRTSLAEAKSRLKVIEAFTDENETSVNDFDKLALLSQKDVTRLKLFLDMTRGESQSETFQAEQPARAEAARAQYSRLLDLLQKERTLVSVYGVSHPLIKSTREEIDVIERFVAANAPAALEEEKSTMNPRTMLTTFTRLLKNDIAEYEMREAILVETSSEELQLAKDVENAFLEGNAKKAKVTRAQIRYDEVIRRLQELNLAGSYAGFSTDLLSNPEPAKSPAWPRLPIVLVLGSFLGFFLGIATGISAELLDTTFRDVEDLETTLQASAIAHVPLFNLRKLPIPSPDQTPLAPSLVTAHCPRSAEAEVYRVARTSLMIRADGSDTKVLMMSSPHPGDGKSTTISNLAISFAQAGKRVLLIDSDLRRPVIAGLFGVDGGRGLGDILMGEATLEDSTVASSVENLDILPHGKATSVPAELLQSNRMSVLVQEARRTYDLVLIDAPPVLAVADPSIVAPLADGVILTVRIAKNGRRPVEQAGRILNDNGIVPLALIVNGVDAGKRSSYGYGGYRANEYAYVGKYHNEYAASEPSSISTLPRVKGATKSATSSGSPNASRAVVLGSATPTLPGMASQKAALE, encoded by the coding sequence ATGCGAAGTTCACTTATGCGAACGAATTCACCAGACCAACGACCCGGGAAACCGTCCATCGAAATAGATGTTTTCGCAATGCTGCGGCGGCGTTGGTTCCACCTCGTATTGGGAACGTGTTTGGGTATCGCGTTCGCACTATTGTATTTCTATGCGACGAAACCAACCTACGAATCTCATATTGAAATTTTGGTGGGACAGCGCTCCAGCGAATTGACCACCAGCGGAACGATGAGCAATTCGCAGGCCAGTGGCGACACGATCCAAGAAGACTTGCTGGCGACCCACGTTCAATTGCTGACCAGTCGTTTGCTCATCTCCGACGCCATCGCAACAGAGAATCTTGAAAAGCTGCCTTCCATCGGCGCTGTCGTGGCGGGTGGAGACAACGCGGTCGACTACATCATCGAGAACCTTGACGTTGCCCGCGGCGGAAAAGGCGCATCGAAAAACGCGATGGTCTTGTCGGCGACGTTCCGTGACCCGAATCCAGATGATGCAGCGACCATTTTGGCTGCCATCTATGGTTCGTACGAACGGTATGTCGAGAGCCACACCCAGGACACCAGCCGCGAAGCAGCCGAGTTAATCGACGCGGCACGCATCGAAAACGAAAAAGAATTGGATGCTGCCGATCGCGAATACCGTGAATTCATCAGTTCGGTACCTGTCTTGTTGGAGGGCGAACGTGTTCGCGATGTTCACAAGACTCGCCTGGAACAACTCGAGAGCGAACTGAACACCGTCCGCACTTCGTTGGCCGAAGCCAAGTCGCGATTGAAGGTCATCGAAGCGTTCACCGACGAGAACGAAACCTCGGTCAACGACTTCGATAAGCTGGCACTGTTAAGCCAGAAAGACGTCACGCGATTGAAACTTTTCTTGGATATGACACGGGGCGAATCCCAATCGGAAACGTTCCAAGCTGAACAACCTGCTCGTGCCGAGGCCGCGCGAGCCCAATACAGTCGCTTGCTTGACTTGTTGCAAAAAGAACGCACGCTCGTCAGCGTCTACGGAGTCAGCCACCCGTTGATCAAGTCGACGAGAGAAGAAATCGACGTGATCGAACGATTCGTTGCCGCCAACGCACCGGCCGCTCTGGAAGAAGAAAAGAGCACGATGAATCCTCGGACCATGTTGACCACGTTCACCCGATTGCTGAAAAACGACATCGCAGAATACGAAATGCGTGAAGCTATCTTGGTCGAAACCAGTAGCGAAGAATTGCAATTGGCCAAAGACGTCGAAAACGCATTCCTTGAAGGCAACGCCAAGAAGGCGAAAGTGACGCGCGCCCAGATTCGATACGACGAAGTGATCCGACGCCTGCAAGAACTGAATTTGGCGGGATCCTACGCCGGCTTCTCGACGGATTTGTTATCGAATCCGGAACCGGCCAAGAGTCCAGCTTGGCCGCGATTGCCGATCGTGTTGGTGTTGGGGTCGTTTCTCGGTTTCTTCCTGGGAATCGCCACAGGCATCAGCGCGGAACTGTTGGACACAACATTCCGTGACGTCGAGGACCTTGAAACGACGCTTCAGGCTTCGGCCATCGCACACGTTCCTTTGTTCAACCTTCGCAAGTTGCCGATTCCGTCGCCGGACCAGACTCCGCTAGCACCCTCGTTGGTGACGGCGCACTGTCCGCGTTCCGCGGAAGCCGAAGTCTATCGCGTCGCGCGAACATCGTTGATGATTCGTGCCGATGGCAGCGACACCAAGGTGTTGATGATGTCCAGCCCGCACCCTGGCGACGGGAAATCGACGACCATCTCGAACTTGGCCATTTCGTTTGCTCAAGCAGGTAAGCGAGTCTTGCTGATCGACTCGGACCTTCGACGTCCTGTGATCGCGGGCTTGTTTGGTGTCGATGGCGGCCGTGGCCTGGGTGACATTTTGATGGGCGAAGCAACGCTCGAAGACTCAACTGTCGCTTCGTCGGTCGAAAACTTGGACATCCTGCCTCACGGGAAAGCGACCAGCGTGCCCGCAGAACTCTTACAGTCCAATCGCATGAGTGTGTTGGTCCAAGAAGCACGGCGAACCTATGACTTGGTGTTGATCGATGCACCGCCTGTGCTTGCAGTGGCAGATCCTTCGATCGTCGCACCGCTGGCCGATGGTGTCATCTTGACCGTCCGGATTGCCAAAAATGGTCGTCGCCCCGTCGAACAAGCGGGACGCATTCTTAACGACAACGGAATCGTGCCGCTCGCCCTAATTGTTAACGGTGTCGATGCGGGCAAACGATCGTCGTACGGGTACGGCGGGTATCGTGCAAACGAATACGCCTACGTTGGAAAATATCACAACGAATATGCCGCAAGTGAACCTTCGTCGATCTCGACACTGCCTCGAGTGAAGGGCGCAACAAAGTCGGCCACCTCGTCGGGTTCGCCGAATGCCTCGCGTGCGGTGGTCCTTGGATCCGCGACCCCAACCCTGCCTGGCATGGCCAGCCAGAAGGCGGCTTTGGAATGA